In one Lolium rigidum isolate FL_2022 chromosome 3, APGP_CSIRO_Lrig_0.1, whole genome shotgun sequence genomic region, the following are encoded:
- the LOC124700972 gene encoding uncharacterized protein LOC124700972: MDSGQGSGVPRGIEEIPDSIGHPYGERDALPRKLRIGEDVPSTVSALPGFMPIAKFHFKAVIPEIAIFDGTDRTHMKDIGILKGGFSLMDEFAWLKKPLFMDGVEIKSASAMRGNVMSLTKPPTPITGRSSANSVEDLNLHLDSGASKHMVCNASMLINHRAPPAGTDQFMAADGSLMHVAGYGDIEMENFRILDVYHVQGLTVNLISVGQLATNHKVSACFTGNECNLKLSDGRRIGGAIRRDDNQYILRFLEIE, from the exons ATGGATTCTGGGCAAGGATCCGGCGTTCCTCGTGGAATCGAAGAAATCCCCGATTCGATCGGCCACCCGTATGGCGAACGGGATGCCTTACCCCGTAAGCTCCGGATTGGAGAAGATGTGCCAAG CACTGTATCGGCACTGCCGGGCTTTATGCCGATTGCAAAATTTCATTTTAAGGCGGTTATTCCAGAAATTGCAATATTCGATGGCACTGACAG GACTCATATGAAGGATATTGGCATCCTAAAGGGTGGATTCTCTTTGATGGATGAATTCGCTTGGTTGAAGAAGCCCTTGTTCATGGATGGCGTTGAAATCAAAAG TGCATCTGCTATGCGTGGCAATGTCATGTCACTCACCAAGCCACCAACACCGATTACTGGGAGATCATCTGCTAACTCAGTGGAGGATCTTAATCTTCATCTAGATTCAGGGGCAAGCAAACACATGGTTTGCAATGCTTCAATGCTGATTAACCACCGTGCCCCGCCTGCTGGGACCGATCAGTTCATGGCTGCAGATGGGTCGCTTATGCATGTTGCTGGTTATGGTGACATAGAAATGGAGAATTTCAGAATTCTGGATGTATACCATGTCCAGGGACTCACTGTCAATCTTATCAGCGTGGGGCAGCTTGCCACTAACCACAAGGTCTCCGCTTGCTTTACTGGGAACGAATGCAATCTGAAGCTATCTGACGGGAGGCGGATTGGGGGCGCCATCCGACGTGATGACAACCAATACATTCTGAGGTTTCTTGAGATCGAGTGA